Within Dictyostelium discoideum AX4 chromosome 4 chromosome, whole genome shotgun sequence, the genomic segment tattttttattttttcatttttaaaccgccaaaaaaaaaaaaaaaaaaaaaaaaaaacgaacctttttaaaaaataaaataattgatttgagTTGGAcaatttttgtaaataattgttAATAAACTCTAAACcctcatttaaatttaaacataTTGAGTTCATTTTatctctttaatttttaaattccaaTATCTATAAAACCAGGAGGTGGTGTTGGTGAATATTGTCAAACACCAatactgtttttttttaattttatttatttttcaaaattagatttaattGGGAATAGGAAATTAAAAGTATCATcagattttttttgaagatcatcattaataaattcCAAACCATCATTTAAACATATTGAGTTTGTTTCATCTCTGGAATTTTTAAGgatttctaatttttcatcaaaattttcattatttaattgaatatataATACATCATCTGAACCTATAATTGGTTTTGAATATCTTAATGCAAATTGAATATATAAATGTGAGATTTGAAAATCAGTTATATTTCTAAACTTATTTGAAGATGTAATTTCTAAACCTGCACCAAATTCTTCTTGCATTTTATACCATATCTTTCTATTGAAAACTTGAATTCCATGAGCTGGTATACTCCTTTTTCTATCTTGACCCCAAATTGAAGCCAATGCtctatttgaaaataaaattgctTTTGAATATTGGTCATATAAATCTAGAAAATAGGCTTTTCTACCCATTAAATATTCCGTTAAAAAAACGGATTgtctaaaatttttattttcatcaaaataatcacTTTGTTTAACTGGTCTACTAAAAAAtatatcatcatttaaatataaaaaacaatttgaaacttcaattggtaaattccaaaaatttgattcaattgaatttgaattaaatgttGGTAAATCTGacctaaaaattttaaaaaaaaaataaaattaccatattaatattaattaatttatttataaaattattaaaaatttaatttaatttactttttatgaaaataatcacTATGTGAAATAAATCTAACATTTTCAGAATTTTCAATATCGAACCATGTCGGTATTTGATTTGCagtaattataaaaatatttttaatccATGGTGCATATTGTCTAACACTTCttaatgaatattttaaagtATTGAGATCTCTAAATGAAGATGGTATATATCTATTTACAGAGATATCATCAGCTTGTAAACTCATTCTAGTTTTCTTATGACTATCGATATGTTTTGGATCTGAACCATTTACCCAAGTATATACTAAATCCACATATTCACATTCTCTTGATAAtacaatttgttttattcttttttctttttctgtTAATTCTATTGGTtttgattgaaaataattataaattgtatGTTCAtcaaaaactttattttcaCCATTAATCGTGTACCCAAttctattaaataaaacaaatggaAAATCTATATCTcttaatttacaaaataagAATGTATTacttattattactattattacagctattaaaaaaacacctCGTTTCAGTAGGTATTTTGGTATTCTCTTTGTAGCAGACAGCCtactcatttttttttttttttttttttttttttttttttttttttttttttccaacttTACAATTTAGTTAATTTTcagtttaataaatataataaactattcaattattactgttacaattattattactgttatttttttttttttgttttaccagaggaaaaaaaaaattaaaaaaattaaaaaaattaaaaaaaaaatgtcaactaaaaataaaaaatatcttaaatttcaaaaaaaaccGATTAACATGAACAAtctattgaaaaaaaaaaaaaaaaaaaaaaaaaaaaaaaaaaaaaaaaaaaaaaaaaaaattaattattttcgtTCAACCGGACAAATCCaattgtttgaaaaaaaaaaaaaaaaaaatttttttcgaCGCAGTgcaataatatataaaaaaaaaaaaagtgaaatttagagaagaaaaataaacaaaaaaaaaaagatacttttttcattattttgttgaaataaattatttttttatttttttaaattttattttttgcttCTAAAACGAATTTCTCTTCAAATTTATTCTTTGGTGTCATTGAGGCAGCAATGGTGTAATATTCATTTGCTTTTTcatattgttttaattgagtGTAACAATCAGCGATTGAAACTATACATCTAATTAAAGTTGGATCAATTTGATAGGaacttaaaaaataatccaaTGCTTCTTGGTATGTTGCATTTGGCACTTTACCAAATAAAGCATTTGCAACACCCCTCTCAATCCAACTTATTGATGCCACTGAATAACTCCATCTTcctaataaaaataaggTTATACTATCATTTGGTcgtaaatttaaagattttaatgcATACTCTTGAATTTTTGGTGCATTTCCcactttttcttttgaacTTAAAAATTCACCTAATCCTGATGTTGAAATTGCCCAccactttattatttattaatattattaataatattttttttttataaaaaaaaaaaaaaaaaaaaaaaaaaaattacatacTTTATATAAATCAGGATGTTCATTAGTTGGtatgaatttatttattatttctaatgaagtttgaatatattttaattttgtatcTCTATCTTCTTCTAAATCACTTTGATTATAATATGCACGAGCTAATCTCCAATTGATTTCAACATTCTTATTGACATTATCTTGGTCCTCTTGttgattaataaattcaatgatTTCATCATGTTTACATTGGTCATGTAATTTATCTgctttattaattatttcttcCATTGGtaaaaacatttattttacaagttttttattactataattattattttttttattttttaattaccaaaataaaatttttttattacccccaaaaaaaaaaaaaaaaaaaaaaaaaaaaaaattaataaaaaatattttaaaataaaataaattaaaattttaattctcaATGCTAACACCAAAACTTGACACATTCTGAAAGTTATATATAACTCttttaatcttttctttttttatttcaaaacaCCAcacataatatttttttgattatttatttttattttcatttttattttttttttttttattctcacttttgttttaatttttattttattttatttttattttatttttatttttattttttttaataaaaaagaggaggaaaaaaaaaattgttaaacCATGTGATAAATTTTCAGACACATCATACGAACAACACTTAACTATACGCTCTTACTCAAACATATGCATACATGTAGTGTGCCCaatatttttggttttaaaaaagagaaatgtTTAAAtcctaaaataaaatgtattttttattatttaattatttatttatttaattaattatttatttttttatttgtatttttttatttttatttgttttatatttataaagcTAACATTGAGAGTAAAGCAAGGGCAAAAAGAGCAAAACTAGCACCAATTCTTGTAGAATCAGAAGAGTCAGACTCTGAAGAGTTTGTTTTGTCTGGAACACAAACAACTGAGTATGTTGTAGTACCAATTGCAACTTTTGATTTACCATCTACACAAGTAAATTCATTTGAAGAAGTAGGAGTTGCAGCACATTTTGTATCTTGAGCACCAAATTGATTAAATGTAAACTTTGAGGTAGAACCAGTTACTGGTAATACATTAAGAATTGAACCACAAGCAGATTGGCAAGTATTAACCTTTAATTCAACTGGTGTTGTTACACATGGAGAGCTGGCATCTGAATTTGTAACT encodes:
- the gpt8 gene encoding hypothetical protein, whose translation is MSRLSATKRIPKYLLKRGVFLIAVIIVIISNTFLFCKLRDIDFPFVLFNRIGYTINGENKVFDEHTIYNYFQSKPIELTEKEKRIKQIVLSRECEYVDLVYTWVNGSDPKHIDSHKKTRMSLQADDISVNRYIPSSFRDLNTLKYSLRSVRQYAPWIKNIFIITANQIPTWFDIENSENVRFISHSDYFHKKSDLPTFNSNSIESNFWNLPIEVSNCFLYLNDDIFFSRPVKQSDYFDENKNFRQSVFLTEYLMGRKAYFLDLYDQYSKAILFSNRALASIWGQDRKRSIPAHGIQVFNRKIWYKMQEEFGAGLEITSSNKFRNITDFQISHLYIQFALRYSKPIIGSDDVLYIQLNNENFDEKLEILKNSRDETNSICLNDGLEFINDDLQKKSDDTFNFLFPIKSNFEK
- the ponC2 gene encoding ponticulin-related protein; the encoded protein is MKFTKPLLLLIVAIIASSNAAETFSNFQVTNSDASSPCVTTPVELKVNTCQSACGSILNVLPVTGSTSKFTFNQFGAQDTKCAATPTSSNEFTCVDGKSKVAIGTTTYSVVCVPDKTNSSESDSSDSTRIGASFALFALALLSMLAL